Genomic DNA from Prevotella intermedia ATCC 25611 = DSM 20706:
GGCTATATGGCTTATCTTATCAGCAACGCATAAGACTGACGGAAGCACAAAAACGGCACTAAAGAGCCGTTGATATTCAGCAAAAAGCCTCTGCACCGAACGTGCAGAGGCTTTTTGTTAAGATTGCAACAGTACGAAGTGGCAATAGAAACTTAATGCGGACAAATACATCACTTCACCTTTCCAACCAGAAAACGCTATTCTTTTCGCCATACAATTTCGCCTATATACTTTATTGTATAGGTGAAAAACAGGCAAGAAAAGTGTAAATATTTTTCATAACAATAACTTTCACCTAACAATCTCATCATCAGCGCATTACAAAACCTATTGTTTTGCATTCCAAAAGCGTAGGTTTTGCAAGGCAAAAGAGCCGCTTTTGGACGGTAAAACCTACGCTTTCGCAGTGCCAAATCGAAATTATCATTTTTCGTCGGAATTATCTTTACAAAATAAGAACGATTTTCATTCTATACCCTTTCACATTCCGTATTGTAAAACAACTGTAGTTTTGCTATACAACGGAGGAAGCAAATGGGTGTTCACGATAAACTGCTACTATATATTCAGTGCTGTTTTCTCCGCCAAACACCTGCTTAATACCACTGAACGGCTTGTGTAAAACCACTGCGCTTATCGTATTTAAGGGCATCGGTAAGCGTTGAGGCGTTGCAACGGAAAGTGAAGTTGTACGACGTGTAGGGCGCAAGCACAATGGAAGCACTCATATTGAAGCAATGCAAATCGCGTGAAAGACTTGCCGTCGTCATACTCATAGCGTGGTTGTCGAAGTCGTAACCACTTGAGAAATTAATATTCCAACCGTCGCTGATGCGTATGTTTCCGCTTACATTCAGCGTCTGCGAGAACTTGTAAGGGTAGCGCATACGTTTCTTGTTGAACTCTCCCTTCTGGTTTTCGCGCATTGTAATACCATAACCAAAGGTCAGCGACCACGGAATATTGAAGCGCATATAGCCGTCTTCGTCGGTTTCGGCAATGTTGCTTCCACGCTTTTTGGCTGCGTGCTTGCCTCGTTCCATAGTGTCGTCCATATTCGATTCCACGTTGGGGTCGGGTCCTTCATCGTCGGGACGGGCGTTGTCATCGTCCTTATCCTTACCTCCACCAAACCATTTCTTTATCTTGTCGGGGGTAAGGGTGAACGAGAAGTTTTGCGACATACCCTGAAAACGCGGCAAACGACCGTATCCCCACTCGGTGTGATTGCCTACAAAGGGCTTTCCGCTTGCATCTAACTCGTAGGCGTATGTAGCAAACTGGGCGTTCATTGAGAAGGTATAATTCTTCCACCACTTCAGTCGGAGGCGCACACTGAGGTCGCTCCATCGGTGGAAATCGGCAGCGGCATTGTACGACATCGCTGCTCCAAGTTCATCGATGATGCTGAGTTTCTTGTATCCCGTAGAGTCTTTGTCGCTTCGCACCTTCATTTCGATGTTGTTGCTAACGTCCCACGATATCATCTCAGTCTTGCTTTTGCCCGGCACGCCGTACATAGCGTCTTGGAAGGGAGAATATTCCACTAGTTTTACGTTGCCGCTTGCGTCGGTGTACTGGTAGCTGTCGTAGTATCCGTAGCGGCGTGCGCCGAAGTTAGGAGAGTACGACAGGCTCACTTGCGGGGTGATAACGTGGCGAATGGCTTGTATCTTATTGCCGAATAGCTTCTTGTTCGGAATCCAGAAACCATAAATTTTCGTGCTTGCGCTGAGGTTCAGCGACCAGTTGTAGATATTATAGAAACCTGTCAAGGTATCGCGCCGCTCCTCCGACTTTGCATTATCCCAACTGCGTGCAACCTTATTGGTGTACATACGGTCGGTGAAGTTGAACGACGGACTAAGGTTTATATAATTGAACAGCGTGAAGTTGCCCTGCACAGGAATGTTGTGCTGGAAGCCATGCTTCCACTCTTTGGCGAAGTTAGACTTTAAAATGCGGTCTTCTTTCCCATAAATAGAATTCGACAACTGACCCGTATAGCTCATGGAAATCTTTTCGTACCAACGTGCTTTGCCCACAGCCTTCTTGCGTTTGAACGGATACAGACGACTCAAACTGATGTTCAGGTCGGGCAAAGTAAGATTGATGGTAGAGTCGCGCATACTCTGTGCAAGGTTGGCAGTGGTGCTGATAGAAAGCCCAATGTTCGGAAACTGCTTCGACCAGCTTACCGATGATGTACGTGTAGACTGGGTTCGGGTCTGCGGATTGTACATACTGTTCAAGTTGTTGCGCTCGTAACTCGAAGTAGCAAAGTTCACACTGGCAGACAAAGAGCTGTTTGGATTGGCTTTAGGGTCTTGCCGATGATTCCATTGCAGCTTGAAACTCTTTTGCTCAAGATAGTCTGGCAGTCCTTTATCGCCCGTCTTTGTGTTCTGATAACTGAAGAGGAACGAACCCGAATACCTGTATCGCTTGCGGTAATTACTGGCTGCACTGATTCCCCACGAGCCACGTGTGTATATTTCGCCCAACAGTTTCAAGTCCCATTTGTCGCTGATGGCGAAGTAGTAACCACCATCTCGAAGATAGAAACCACGCTCGCTTTCCTCGCCATAGCTTGGCATAATAAGTCCGCTGGAGTATTTTTTAGAGAATGGGAAGAAGCCGTAAGGAATGGCTAACGGCAGCGGTACGTCGGCAACAACAAGGTAGGCAGGACCGAAAACCACATCTTTGCCAGGACGAACCTTTGCACGCGAAAGGGCAATATAGAAGTCGGGGTGTGGCTTGTCGCAAGTAGTGTATCTGCCGTGCTGTATGTAGACAACGCCCGACGAGTCGCGTTTGGCTTTCGCACCTGTAAGGTAGCCTTCTTCCTGTTGGGTGTAAACACCCTTAATCATTCCTTTCTTCGACTTGAAATTGAAAGCCATAGAGTCGCTGCTGTACGCTTGTCCACCGAGAGAGAACTCTGGTTTACCCTTGATACCGCCCTCTGCTGTAGAATCGGAAGTACCGTTGGCACGCACAAGATTGCTGTCCAAGTTCATGGAAACGTTGTCGCTGTTGAGCTTCATATTCTGATAGTCCATCTTTGCCGAACCATACAGATGCGCAACGCGTGTCTTTGCATTGTAAACGAGGGAGTCTTCAGCCGAATAAGTTACAGGCGATTCGATGCCATTCGACTTCGATTTCATTATACTATCAACTCGAATGGAGTCATCAACCGCCTTATTGTGCTTGTAAATGGCAAGTTGCAAAGAGTCCATCTGCGTGGTATCTACCACCGTTTTTACAGTATCTCCACCTCTTTTCGCTGGCTTTTTCGGCTGCACAGTGGCGATATTGGCATCGCTGGCAGCACTGACGAAAGGCGAAAAAAGAACAGACACGAAAGGAGATGCCATTGCAAATGCGATGACAAACGTAAAAACGAATATGAGAAACTTTGCTTTCATTGCCTAATAACTTGCAAAATTAAGCAAATAATGGGATAAATTGGAGTTATTTCTCTATTTTAACGTTTTGCAGGTTCGAAGCGTTCGTGCCACGCCGTAAACCTTTCTACACCGTCGTTGCCAAACTTTTGCAGGCTTTTTACGGCTTGCTCGAAAGTCTTTTCTGCATCTAAATGGGTCTTGGAAAAGAACTTGTCGGCATAGCAAATCAACAATTCCTCTTCTGTTTCGGGCAGAAAGTCTTGCGGAGGCAAAGGTATCCCCTGCTCTACTATCTCTTTTTGTGTAAGTCCTGCACCCGTATGGCGTTCGCAAACACGTGCGTGGCGGGGGTAACCCTCGCTTCTTAACAGTTCGGCACCTATGCGTCCGTGTCGCACATAGGGTTCTTCGCCAAAGCACTGAATGCTCGGAGCGTTGCACTTGAATATGCCAATATCGTGCAGCATAGCCGCTTCTTCCACGAATTGCCTATCGAGTTGCAGTTCAGGGTGTAGGTCTACAAGTGCCAATGCCTTGTCGGCAACACTCCGACTGTGTACCAACAATATCTTTTTAAGTTCGTTTTCTTCGGGATAATACTTATCTATGATGGCTTGATAGTTCATTGTGATTTATGTTTTTTCTTGTTCTTTGCTATCATTTGCAACACTTTTGTCCGTGCACACTTCAGTCCTGGCGACAAGGGCACACCATCGTAAGAATGCAATATCGCTTCCAATTCTTGCAAAAGCTCTGGGAAAAACCTACATTGCTGGAAAGACAGATAGATGCTGAGCGACTTTATGGCTACTGTTTGGACAGAACTTGTAATGTTATCAAGACAGAAATCGAGGAAAGGGGTTGTTATTTCCTCTTCCGAAAAGGGCTGTCTTAAAATAATCGTAAGCAACAAACGCAGTTTCGTAGCATTGGAAGTGCGCATTGCTTCTGCCATAATGAGTTGTTTTCTGCTATTCAGCCGTTCCCGTCCTGCTTTGTTAAAATGACTCATTATCAAAGCTACATTCTCTGCAACTCTTGCTTCTTCATCGTATAAGAGCTGGAAGAACTCGCCAAATTCACGGTCGTCGAAAGAAGACTGAGCCATAGAAGCAAAGTATTTAACCTTTTCTCCATATATTCTTTTTGCTAACCGACTGCGTAAATCCATACTCTTAAAACAACAATGGCATAAAACTTGGCTTCCAATAAACTTGTATTCGTTCCTGTCTACAATGCTATTCCCCTGCTCGTATAAAAAGAAAAACGATTCATTCACAGACCATCAAAGCGTTTAGGCTTTATAATTCGTGAATGAATCGTAGTTATCTTATTTAACTAAAACTCTTACTTTTCGTCTCTTTGAATGTATGCAATCACGTCGCCCTTGTTGATTTTAGAGCCTTGTTTTGCATTTATTTCTACCAATTTACCACCCAATGCAGCAGGAATTTCTACAAATTCGCCCCATGGAGCAAGGATATAGCAGAACTTTTCGCCTTCTTTGTATTCCTTGCCAATGAACGGTTCTACTGCAGGAGCAGCTTCGCCATCGCCTTGGAATTCCCAGAACACTTGTCCCTTGACAGGAGAAACGATAGCATCGGCCTTTGCGTGCTTGAACGCAGTAGCCTCTTCTATGCTTACCTTATCGCCGAGTTTAGCGTCTTTCGCCTTCTGCAAGTCAGCCAAGAAGTTCTTTTTAGCCTGACCGCTCTTATAGTTGCGATACTGCTCTGGGTGCATGGCAAGTTCGAAGAGCTCTTCGTCGTCCTGTCCATAGTCCCAACCGTTCTCGTCCATTTCCTTACGGAAGTCGTCCAATGCGTTAGGCAACAAAGTATGTGGGTCGGCGTCTGTAAACTCAAGACCTTTCTGCTTGGCAAGCTCAACAATCTCGTCGTCAATCTTGCCTGGCACCTTACCACTCTTTCCAAGTATCATACCCCACATAGAATCGTCCATCATAACGAAACGACCCTTGCCTTGCTCAATGGTGAGAAGGTTCATCAAGGCGATATTCTTGGTATATTGAGAGAATGGAGTTACCAATGGAGGATAACCTACACGTGGCCAAACGTAAGCAACTTCGTCGAACAGCTTCACCAACATATCGTCCAGCGAAAGTTCTGGTTCGCCTTTCTTCTTGCGAAGGTTGTTGATAGTGGCATGGATACCGCCGAGGTCTGCCATCATAGAACCCATCATACCGCCAGGAAGACCGCAACCGAGGAGCAGAGAACTGCTGATTTTATTCTTCGGATTGATAAAGTAGCCCAACCATTCGTCGATAAATTCCTGTGTCATGGCACGCGCCTTCATGTATGCGTCCATATTTATTTCGGGCACATCGAAGCCTGCGTTCTTCAACATACTTTGCACTGAGATGAGGTCTGGGTGCACCATACCCCACGATAGTGGCTCAATGGCAACGTCAAGAATATCGGCACCGTTCTTTGCAACTTCGAGCATAGACGCCATTGACAAGCCCGGACCTGAATGACCGTGATATTCGATGATGATTTCTGGGTGTTTGTCCTTAATCATCTTTGTAAGTTTGCCAAGGAAAGCGGGCTGTCCGATACCTGCCATGTCCTTCAAACAGATTTCTTCAGCACCTGCTTCAATTTCCTTATCGGCGAGTTCGCAGTAGTATTCCAAAGTATGGACAGGCGAAGTCGTAATGCAGAGTGCCGCCTGTGGTATCATACCTGCCTCTTTTGCCCACTTTATAGAAGGCGCAATGTTGCGAATATCGTTCAAACCATCGAAGATACGAGGAATGTCTACACCTTGTGCGTGCTTCACCTTATACATCAAAGCACGTACATCGTCGGGCACAGGATACATACGCAATGCGTTCAGACCGCGGTCGAGCATGTGTGTCTGTATGCCGGCGTCGTGTAATATCTTAGTATATGCGCGGACTGATTCGTTTGGGTTCTCTCCTGCAAGCAGATTAACTTGCTCGAATGCACCACCATTGGTTTCCACACGAGCAAAACAACCCATTTCGACGAATATTGGAGCTATGCGCACCAACTGGTCTTTGCGTGGCTGGAACTTTCCAGAGCTCTGCCACATATCTCTATAAATGAGACTAAACTGAATTTTCTTTGCCATATCTATTTTTAATACCTTTCTTTTTTTCTTGTTCACAGATATAATGCGCAGGGGCATTACAGTGTGCAAATTTAGACAAAAAATATTATACAGCCGTATAATAGCACATTTTTTTTCAAATATTGGCTAACTTATGGCAACTTAAAACCATAAAGACAGACGAACAATAGATACAGAATAAAACTCCATTCCATAGGCTACACGCAGCCTTATTGGACAATACGCCGTACACCATCGTTGCTTTGCAAAACCGCAACTACACTTTTCACGTTGATTTAAAAAGATTTACGCATACAAAAACGCTTATTAAACAAATTATTTACACGTAAAGAAATATTTACTTACGTGTAAATAAATTATTACTTACGTGTAGAAAAATATTTATTTACACGTAAATAATTTGGCAGGCTTGTTTTTGAAACACAGATGCAAGGGCGTGATTCATCACGTTCCTATAAAGATAAGAGAGAAAAAGAAGGAAAACAATGCGCTGAAAAAGAAAAAAGGGCATGTCGAAATAAACTTTCGGCACACCCTTTACTACGCATTATAACTTTAAAAACAATTCACTTTTTAAATTCCACAGCAGAAAAGAATTATCAGCTGTGCTGTAAGTATTCTAAGGAACATACTCAACGGATAAACCGTAGAATAGCCCAAAGCTGGTGCTTCAGCGTTGCAAACAGAGTTTGCGTATGCCAATGCAGGAGGGTCGGTATAAGAACCTGCTATCGCACCCATAATGGTGAAATAGTTGAACTTGTATTTCATTCGTGCAATTGTTCCAACAATGAGGATTGGAATAATCGTAATCAAGAAGCCTGTGTAAACATACTTCAAGCCATCGCCCTGTACTACGGTTTCCCAGAAGCCTGCTCCAGCCTTGATACCAACCGATGCCAAGAACAATGCCAAACCTATTTCGCGCAGCATCATATTAGCCGACGTTGTGGTATAGGTAACAAGTTTCATGTGATAACCGAAACGACCGAGAAGAATGGCGATGATTAACGGACCACCTGCCAAACCTAACTTCAAAGGAACAGGCATTCCAGGGATAGCCAAAGGCAGACTTCCGAAAAGAATACCGACCACGATACCAATGAAGATGGTAGCAATATTCGGTGCATTCAAACGTTTTTCAGAGTTACCCATCAACTCCGCAACACGCTGTACGTTCTCTTCAAAACCTACAACCATAATTCTATCGCCAACCTGGAAGTGGTGGTTGTTGCTTGCGAACAAGTCCATACCCTGACGGCTGATACGTGTTACGTTCACGCCATATATTGAGCGGAACTGCAACTTACTCAAGGTCTTACCGTTTATAGAGCTGTTTGTAACAACAATACGACGGCTGACCATCTGCTGTGGTTGGTTTTCTTCGTGCCATTCAGCCTTTATTTCTGGACCGACAAATGCGGTAACGGCTTCAGCATCTGCTTCTGCGCACACTACAAGTATCTCGTCGTTAAGGTGCAACACTGTGTCTTTAGAAGGAAGCGATACTACGCCGTCGTGCATCAAGCGCGTACAAACAATGTCGCGATTCAAGAAATCGATAACTTCCTGCAAAGTACGGCCACCGATATATGAGTTCTCAATGCGAAGATACATAATGTGTGGCTTTGCATTTGGGTTCTCTGCCTCTGTATCGGTCAAGAGTGCGTTCTCTGCGTCCATATCTACCTTGCAGATAAAGCGTATTGCCAACGTTGCACCGATAATACCAACGACACCCAAGGGGTAGGCACAAGCGTAGCCTGAAGCGATATCGAAGTCCATTCCGTTAGCGAATACACTGTGTACAGCTTCTTTTGCAGCACCAAGACCTGGGGTATTGGTTACCGCTCCATACATCGTGCCCACCATCATAGGCAGGTTCTTTGAGTCGGTAGTGTCAAAGAAGATGTAGTAACAAGCAAACATTACCACGATGTTCAGCAGAATTGCGAAGCAAGCAAGCATGTTCAGCTTCAGTCCGCCCTTGCCAAAGCTCTCGAAGAAGCCCGGTCCGACTTGCAAACCAATCATAAAGACGAACAGAATAAGACCGAAGTCTTGCAGGAATGTCAGCGTTGGTGTTGGGCCAGTGAAACCAATGTGTCCTGCCAAAATACCAACAAAGAGAATGAAAGTTACGCCGAGGGAGATTCCACCTATCTTTATTTTACCAAGATAGACGCCCAGCGAGATGACCAAAGAGTAGAGCAACACGATGTGTGCCACACTGTCTTCCGTAGTGAATAATTTAATTAACCAATCCATAAGTGTAAATTTATTGGTGCAAAGGTACTTATTTAGTTAGAATAAAAAAATTATATTGAAGCAATTTTACACTTACAGAAGCCTATAAACACTGTCATTTCGGCACTTTTCAGTGTCAAAAGGAACGTTTTTAGATAAGTGTTGCAGATAAACGTCAGTGGTTTTCACAACACAGATTAACATTTTGTAACCATAAACACATACAAGCAAGCAAGAAGTTAAAGGTTAAAAAAAGCACCAAAACCATTCACCGACAGAAGAAAATAAGCGAAACAGCAGCATCTTGGTTGCAATAAAACAATATATTCGGCACAATACAGCAAACCTTATCAAGGGTTTTCTTTCGCAAATGGAAGTTTTTTTATAATTTTGCGCCATTATGATATATAAGATAAGGTGCAACAAATGCAGTGATATATTCCAAGCAGAAACAGAGCGTCAAGGCTTGCAGAAAGTGCGCTGTCCCTACTGTGGCAGTGTGCTGAATTGTCAATTGGGCGACGGAAAGCCTTTCCGAACAAGAGCCAGAGCGGTTCTGCCATTCTCGGAAACAAGAGAGGTGGACACACAAACTGAAGAAACGCAGCCAACAGCAAAGGTAAAGTTCCTTAAAATGGCTACTACTGATATGCTGGAAGCTGCAAAAGCAAAGCTGAACAGCCAATCTCAGCAGGTTTCGGCATTGGCTGCGAGTACGACAGCTGCCACTTCCGAATATATTGCAAAGTCGTCTTCAAGGCTAAAAGCCTTTCAAGAGAAATACAAAAATGGCGATTTGTGGATATTCTTCATAGGCAGTTTCACTTTCATCTTGCTTGTTTACATTGGCTTATATCTGCTTTCGGTACTCACGAACTTTGTTTACGACAGCCACACATGGCTGTTCAAGCAATACATAGAGCTAAAGAATTCAATAGGTTTTTAGAAAGTTAGCACGCTTTTGGCATTATTATAGACAAACGAACAAAACAAAAACATGGCAATAGGAAAATGGATTGGCGGCGCACTCGGTTGGATGTTGGCAGGTGGCAGCGTATTGGGCGCAATAGCAGGATACTGTGTTGGAAGTATGTTGGACGATGCTTTTAACGCTTCTGACGAAGGAAAGGGTTTCGGCGAAGGCGGAAAGACATTCCGAAACGACTATTCAGACACGCATTTCAATCAACGACCATTCGAGGAAGACCGCAACTCGTTCCTCTTTTCAATGCTTGTACTCTCATCTTACATTATAAAAGCCGATGGCAAAATCATGCATTCGGAAATGGAATATGTAAGAAACTTCCTTCGCAACAACTTTGGCGAGCAAGCTGTTCGGCAGGGCGAAGACATTCTACTAAAGCTTTTTGAAATGCAGAAGCAACAAGGTGCCACCGCTTTCAAAGAGATGATACGCAAGAGTTGCGTTGAAATTTCGTTCCATATGAACACAGGGCAACGGCTACAACTGCTCAACTACCTTATTATAATAGCGAAGGTAGACGCCGTAGTAAGCCCCGAAGAAGTGTCAGCACTCAAGGAAGTGGCAGGCTATCTTGGACTTTCGGCGCAAGACGTAGACTCTATGCTCAACATGGGTGCAACATCTAACCGGCAAGGAGGACTTGACGAGGCTTACAAAGTGTTGGGCATATCGCCCAATGCCACCGACGACGAAGTGAAAGCTGCCTACCGCAAAATGGCATTAAAGCATCACCCCGACCGTGTAAGCACATTGGGCGACGACGTTCGCAAAGCTGCTGAGAAGAAATTCCAAGAGATAAACAACGCAAAAGAACGCATTCTCAAAGCAAGGGGCATTTAAATGCCAACACACGTATATATTAAGAAAGAAGAAAGAGTATAGATAAAGCAAACAGATAATATAGGTTAAGCAAAGAAAGAATATAAATTAAATAAAGAGAAAATATAGTTTTAAAAAAGAGAGAATATAGATAAAACAAAGAAACCGCATCAAGATTGCTACTTGATGCGGTTTCTTTTTAATGCTAAAATCGACTTACTTATAGATTTCAGCCAACTTCTTTTGCAAGTCTTCGCCACGCAAATCGCTTGCTACAATTTTGCCTTGTGGGTCTAACAAAATATTTGAAGGGATAGAGCGAATGCCATAAATCTTGGCTGCTGCACACTGCCAACCTTTCAAGTCAGACATCTGTGGCCACTCCATACCGAGTTTTTTCACCATTGATACCCACGCTTCTTTCTTCTGGTCGAAGCTAACGCCAATGATTTCCAAACCTTTTGAATGATATTTGTTGTAAGCTTCAACTACATTTGGCATTTCAGCACGGCATGGACCACACCAACTTGCCCAGAAATCTACAAACACGTAGTTGCCCTTACCTGCGTATTGGCTCAACTTAATTTCCTTGTCGTTCATATCTTTCATTACCAAATCGGTGTACATAAGACCAGGACGACGAAGTTCCAATGTTGCAAAGTATTCCTTGGCAGGCTCCAATGCTTCTTCCTTATAATAGCCACTTGTAGGGTCTAAAGCATCTTTCAGCTGGTCGTAAGTGAAACCTGAATATGCATCAGCTATGTACTTTGCAGGGTATTTCGTATTCTTGAAGTTCTTGACTATCTCGAGTGTAAGCGCAGTATGTTGCTCTGAAAGCGATTCGCCCTTAGCCATAATGCCCTCAACTTTTTGCTTGTCAGCATCGGTAAAGGTCTTTGGGTCTTTCTGACGCATTGCTGCATACTCCTTATCCAAAGCTTCAAACTCAGCGTAGATTTTGTTCATCTTCTCTTCATAAGGCTTAAAGTCCTGCGATTGCGCAAAACCTGTCAGCACCTGTGCAGCCATAATTGCTGCTAAAAACATTTTCTTCATACTTTTTTATTATTTAATGGTTTGCAAACTACCCTCTATTTAAATGGGGTATTTGGGTGATTGGAATGCAAAAATAAATAAATGTATTGATAAAACCACTATTATTTAAGTTTTTTTTGTACCTTTGCCACACTTTTTACGAACAGGGGTACTTGCTAAACCCCCTTTAACAAAACAAGACAATGACAAAGACAAAACAACAAGTGAGCGTGCTGTTCATGTTATTCAGCATTCTCTTCTGTGTTTGCCTCATTGCGGCAAACATTCTCGAGACCAAGCAAATCTCAGTATTAGGTATCAGCCTGACAGGTGGCTTAATCGTGTTTCCAATCTCTTACATCATCAACGACTGTGTATGTGAGGTGTGGGGATTTCAGAAAGCACGACTGCTTATCTGGACGGGCTTCGCCATGAACTTCTTTTTCGTAAGCGTTGGTGCGCTCTGCGATTGGATTCCGGGTGCTCCTTATTGGACAAACCAAGAGGGTTTCCACGCCATTTTCGGTCTTGCACCGCGTGTGGCAGCCGCCTCTTTCGTGGCTTTCATCATCGGCTCGTTTGCCAATGCCTACGTTATGAGCAAGATGAAGATTCGCGACGGTGGCAAACGCTTCTCGCTCCGTGCAGTGCTCAGCACCATTGCAGGCGAAACTTGCGACTCAATCATCTTCTTCCCGCTGGCTCTCGGCGGAGTTGTTCCTACCGAAGAACTGCCGAAACTGATGCTCTGGCAAGTGCTGCTGAAGACCCTATACGAGGTTATTGCACTGCCTTTAACCATTCGTATCGTGAAGAAACTGAAAGAACACGAGAGTGAAGACGCTTACGACAATGGCGTGAATTACAGCATCTGGAAGATTTTCAGCTTGAGTTAAGAGTGTAAAAGAGGAATTTTATTCCCCCAAAACAAACATTAAGGAAATGGAAAGAAACAACGAAGGACTAACCCAACTGGGCGCAAAAACCACTTACAGTATGGACTATGCACCCGAAGTGTTGGAGTCGTTTGAGAACAAACATCAAGGAAACGACTATTGGGTGCGTTTCAACTGCCCCGAATTTACAAGCCTTTGCCCCATAACTGGGCAACCCGATTTTGCCGAAATCCGCATTTCGTACGTGCCTGACGTGCGTATGGTGGAAAGCAAAAGCCTGAAACT
This window encodes:
- a CDS encoding putative LPS assembly protein LptD, whose amino-acid sequence is MKAKFLIFVFTFVIAFAMASPFVSVLFSPFVSAASDANIATVQPKKPAKRGGDTVKTVVDTTQMDSLQLAIYKHNKAVDDSIRVDSIMKSKSNGIESPVTYSAEDSLVYNAKTRVAHLYGSAKMDYQNMKLNSDNVSMNLDSNLVRANGTSDSTAEGGIKGKPEFSLGGQAYSSDSMAFNFKSKKGMIKGVYTQQEEGYLTGAKAKRDSSGVVYIQHGRYTTCDKPHPDFYIALSRAKVRPGKDVVFGPAYLVVADVPLPLAIPYGFFPFSKKYSSGLIMPSYGEESERGFYLRDGGYYFAISDKWDLKLLGEIYTRGSWGISAASNYRKRYRYSGSFLFSYQNTKTGDKGLPDYLEQKSFKLQWNHRQDPKANPNSSLSASVNFATSSYERNNLNSMYNPQTRTQSTRTSSVSWSKQFPNIGLSISTTANLAQSMRDSTINLTLPDLNISLSRLYPFKRKKAVGKARWYEKISMSYTGQLSNSIYGKEDRILKSNFAKEWKHGFQHNIPVQGNFTLFNYINLSPSFNFTDRMYTNKVARSWDNAKSEERRDTLTGFYNIYNWSLNLSASTKIYGFWIPNKKLFGNKIQAIRHVITPQVSLSYSPNFGARRYGYYDSYQYTDASGNVKLVEYSPFQDAMYGVPGKSKTEMISWDVSNNIEMKVRSDKDSTGYKKLSIIDELGAAMSYNAAADFHRWSDLSVRLRLKWWKNYTFSMNAQFATYAYELDASGKPFVGNHTEWGYGRLPRFQGMSQNFSFTLTPDKIKKWFGGGKDKDDDNARPDDEGPDPNVESNMDDTMERGKHAAKKRGSNIAETDEDGYMRFNIPWSLTFGYGITMRENQKGEFNKKRMRYPYKFSQTLNVSGNIRISDGWNINFSSGYDFDNHAMSMTTASLSRDLHCFNMSASIVLAPYTSYNFTFRCNASTLTDALKYDKRSGFTQAVQWY
- a CDS encoding TlpA family protein disulfide reductase, which gives rise to MKKMFLAAIMAAQVLTGFAQSQDFKPYEEKMNKIYAEFEALDKEYAAMRQKDPKTFTDADKQKVEGIMAKGESLSEQHTALTLEIVKNFKNTKYPAKYIADAYSGFTYDQLKDALDPTSGYYKEEALEPAKEYFATLELRRPGLMYTDLVMKDMNDKEIKLSQYAGKGNYVFVDFWASWCGPCRAEMPNVVEAYNKYHSKGLEIIGVSFDQKKEAWVSMVKKLGMEWPQMSDLKGWQCAAAKIYGIRSIPSNILLDPQGKIVASDLRGEDLQKKLAEIYK
- a CDS encoding biotin/lipoyl-binding protein; the protein is MAKKIQFSLIYRDMWQSSGKFQPRKDQLVRIAPIFVEMGCFARVETNGGAFEQVNLLAGENPNESVRAYTKILHDAGIQTHMLDRGLNALRMYPVPDDVRALMYKVKHAQGVDIPRIFDGLNDIRNIAPSIKWAKEAGMIPQAALCITTSPVHTLEYYCELADKEIEAGAEEICLKDMAGIGQPAFLGKLTKMIKDKHPEIIIEYHGHSGPGLSMASMLEVAKNGADILDVAIEPLSWGMVHPDLISVQSMLKNAGFDVPEINMDAYMKARAMTQEFIDEWLGYFINPKNKISSSLLLGCGLPGGMMGSMMADLGGIHATINNLRKKKGEPELSLDDMLVKLFDEVAYVWPRVGYPPLVTPFSQYTKNIALMNLLTIEQGKGRFVMMDDSMWGMILGKSGKVPGKIDDEIVELAKQKGLEFTDADPHTLLPNALDDFRKEMDENGWDYGQDDEELFELAMHPEQYRNYKSGQAKKNFLADLQKAKDAKLGDKVSIEEATAFKHAKADAIVSPVKGQVFWEFQGDGEAAPAVEPFIGKEYKEGEKFCYILAPWGEFVEIPAALGGKLVEINAKQGSKINKGDVIAYIQRDEK
- a CDS encoding putative transporter; protein product: MDWLIKLFTTEDSVAHIVLLYSLVISLGVYLGKIKIGGISLGVTFILFVGILAGHIGFTGPTPTLTFLQDFGLILFVFMIGLQVGPGFFESFGKGGLKLNMLACFAILLNIVVMFACYYIFFDTTDSKNLPMMVGTMYGAVTNTPGLGAAKEAVHSVFANGMDFDIASGYACAYPLGVVGIIGATLAIRFICKVDMDAENALLTDTEAENPNAKPHIMYLRIENSYIGGRTLQEVIDFLNRDIVCTRLMHDGVVSLPSKDTVLHLNDEILVVCAEADAEAVTAFVGPEIKAEWHEENQPQQMVSRRIVVTNSSINGKTLSKLQFRSIYGVNVTRISRQGMDLFASNNHHFQVGDRIMVVGFEENVQRVAELMGNSEKRLNAPNIATIFIGIVVGILFGSLPLAIPGMPVPLKLGLAGGPLIIAILLGRFGYHMKLVTYTTTSANMMLREIGLALFLASVGIKAGAGFWETVVQGDGLKYVYTGFLITIIPILIVGTIARMKYKFNYFTIMGAIAGSYTDPPALAYANSVCNAEAPALGYSTVYPLSMFLRILTAQLIILFCCGI
- a CDS encoding DnaJ domain-containing protein — its product is MAIGKWIGGALGWMLAGGSVLGAIAGYCVGSMLDDAFNASDEGKGFGEGGKTFRNDYSDTHFNQRPFEEDRNSFLFSMLVLSSYIIKADGKIMHSEMEYVRNFLRNNFGEQAVRQGEDILLKLFEMQKQQGATAFKEMIRKSCVEISFHMNTGQRLQLLNYLIIIAKVDAVVSPEEVSALKEVAGYLGLSAQDVDSMLNMGATSNRQGGLDEAYKVLGISPNATDDEVKAAYRKMALKHHPDRVSTLGDDVRKAAEKKFQEINNAKERILKARGI
- a CDS encoding HDIG domain-containing metalloprotein, which translates into the protein MNYQAIIDKYYPEENELKKILLVHSRSVADKALALVDLHPELQLDRQFVEEAAMLHDIGIFKCNAPSIQCFGEEPYVRHGRIGAELLRSEGYPRHARVCERHTGAGLTQKEIVEQGIPLPPQDFLPETEEELLICYADKFFSKTHLDAEKTFEQAVKSLQKFGNDGVERFTAWHERFEPAKR